In a single window of the Acidobacteriota bacterium genome:
- a CDS encoding sigma-54 dependent transcriptional regulator, which yields MRKILVAEDERNLREGIAEAFVDAGHEVVQAEAGDEALEALEEQVFDLVITDYKMPVVDGLELLRRVRMINDSTAVIMMTAYGTVEGAVQAMRLGAYDYIQKPFNLEELELKAERALEHRRLLSRLMEFDRRDLVGRFDNIVGESPAMRRVFEVLSKVAPSNATVLILGETGTGKELIAEAIHRNSTRADGPFVKINCAALPDNLLESELFGHERGAFTGADRQRVGRFELANEGTLFLDEIGTMSAGTQAKVLRVLQEREFERLGGTRSIKSDVRLIAATNRDLEAAIAAGEFREDLFYRLNVVTINMPPLRERKEDIVPLATYFLQRFGEDLKKPMHGFSPGALRALTRHNWPGNIRELENTIERAVLMADSGMIKPGDLTLGQGGGAGDERSRMSAVLRLPAEGMALEELEKMAILEALRMNDWIQKDAARFLRISSRVMNYKIQKYEITHPRWARNRSPV from the coding sequence ATGCGGAAGATTCTGGTTGCCGAGGACGAGCGCAACCTGCGGGAAGGCATCGCCGAGGCTTTCGTCGACGCGGGGCACGAAGTGGTCCAGGCGGAAGCGGGTGACGAAGCTCTCGAGGCCTTGGAAGAGCAGGTCTTCGACCTGGTCATCACCGATTACAAGATGCCCGTTGTCGACGGCCTGGAGCTGTTGCGCCGGGTGCGGATGATCAACGACTCGACGGCGGTGATCATGATGACCGCCTACGGCACCGTGGAAGGCGCCGTGCAGGCCATGCGCCTGGGGGCCTACGACTACATCCAGAAACCCTTCAACCTCGAGGAACTGGAGCTGAAGGCCGAGCGGGCTCTCGAGCACCGGCGCCTGCTCTCCCGGCTGATGGAGTTCGACCGGCGCGACCTGGTCGGCCGCTTCGACAACATCGTCGGCGAGTCGCCGGCCATGCGGCGGGTTTTCGAGGTGTTGAGCAAGGTGGCGCCGTCCAACGCCACCGTGCTGATTCTCGGCGAGACCGGCACCGGCAAGGAGCTGATCGCCGAGGCGATTCATCGCAACTCCACCCGGGCCGACGGCCCTTTCGTCAAGATCAACTGCGCGGCACTGCCCGACAATCTGCTCGAGTCCGAACTCTTCGGTCACGAGCGGGGAGCGTTCACCGGCGCCGATCGCCAGCGGGTCGGCCGCTTCGAACTGGCCAACGAGGGGACGCTCTTCCTCGACGAGATCGGCACCATGTCCGCGGGTACCCAGGCCAAGGTGCTGCGGGTGCTCCAGGAACGGGAGTTCGAGCGATTGGGCGGGACTCGGAGCATCAAGTCCGACGTCCGCCTGATCGCCGCGACCAACCGCGACCTGGAGGCGGCGATCGCCGCCGGCGAATTCCGCGAAGATCTCTTCTACCGCCTCAATGTGGTGACGATCAACATGCCTCCCCTGCGGGAGCGCAAGGAAGACATCGTCCCGCTGGCGACCTACTTCCTCCAGCGCTTCGGCGAAGATCTGAAGAAGCCGATGCACGGCTTTTCCCCCGGAGCCCTGCGCGCCCTGACTCGTCACAACTGGCCCGGCAATATCCGCGAGTTGGAGAACACCATCGAGCGCGCCGTCCTGATGGCCGACAGCGGCATGATCAAGCCGGGCGACCTCACCCTGGGGCAGGGTGGCGGCGCCGGCGACGAGCGCTCGCGCATGTCCGCCGTCCTGCGCCTGCCCGCCGAGGGCATGGCCCTCGAGGAGCTCGAGAAGATGGCGATTCTCGAGGCCCTGCGCATGAACGACTGGATCCAGAAAGACGCCGCCCGC
- a CDS encoding Ig-like domain-containing protein: MNATRLSRQGRTAALIALVGLLATVPMAGAGTISLAWDPVPDSDLAGYRVYYGTAPGLLDRQQDAGLSTSATLTGLTDCRMWYAAVRAYDTGGLESAGDSNQVQGLPRPVITRVEPASLRQGETATLTVSGANFDGGDGNYPPAQVLFGNSGLVVEQTTVDACGTLRVRVRAASDAATGWSSLTVENPDRSWSDPSPHPWVFGTLAEAVEVLPAPNDTTPPRVTSSDPGAGAGQVPVTFEPRLTFSEALDPASVTASTVQILDASGAPVAQQAGWPRVSGAVVTLKPAQPLASGATYRLFARGGAGGVQDQAGNPLAASYTQSPGFTTAADQRDSSSRPTVLDAFPGAGAVGVSRQLAEVRITFDRDMSGLATVFSPAELRQRLAVLDGDRPLAQLDTSPRFESGGRTIRLLLAESLLADHAYTTMVHLGGDAALDRLRRAGHGDLYMDGVWMTRPAWRVEGALEQISYRDPAGGPETSLEPNSGQAPLTSSGVPTGAEFRVRFGVPVAPRSANDSVFRVLTKVGRRYQPVPLQQVLLEDGGRTVLLRPKQALPAGSWGMVQVRTGPLGVVLIGESGEFLLPAGSSVGAPFATEVEPQEATGALGVAE, translated from the coding sequence ATGAACGCCACGAGGCTCAGCCGCCAGGGTCGGACGGCTGCCCTGATTGCTCTTGTCGGTCTGCTCGCCACGGTGCCCATGGCCGGGGCGGGAACGATTTCGCTGGCCTGGGATCCGGTGCCGGACAGCGATCTGGCAGGCTACCGGGTCTACTACGGCACGGCTCCCGGCCTGCTCGATCGCCAGCAGGATGCCGGGCTCTCCACCAGCGCCACCCTGACCGGGCTGACCGACTGCCGCATGTGGTACGCGGCGGTGCGGGCCTACGACACCGGCGGGCTCGAAAGCGCCGGGGACAGCAACCAGGTGCAGGGCCTGCCCCGGCCGGTGATCACCCGCGTCGAGCCGGCCAGCCTGCGCCAGGGCGAAACCGCCACCCTGACCGTCAGCGGCGCCAACTTCGATGGGGGCGATGGGAACTATCCGCCCGCACAGGTGCTTTTCGGCAACAGCGGCCTTGTGGTCGAGCAGACCACGGTGGACGCCTGTGGAACCCTCCGCGTGCGCGTGCGGGCGGCCTCGGACGCGGCCACGGGGTGGTCCTCCCTGACCGTGGAAAACCCGGATCGCTCCTGGAGCGACCCTTCGCCCCACCCCTGGGTCTTCGGCACTCTGGCCGAGGCGGTCGAAGTGCTGCCCGCACCGAACGACACCACGCCCCCGCGGGTCACCAGCAGTGATCCCGGGGCCGGCGCCGGCCAGGTTCCGGTCACCTTCGAGCCGCGGTTGACCTTCAGCGAGGCGCTCGATCCCGCCAGCGTGACGGCCTCGACCGTGCAGATTCTCGATGCTTCCGGCGCGCCGGTGGCCCAGCAGGCCGGCTGGCCCCGGGTCTCCGGTGCGGTGGTGACCCTCAAGCCCGCCCAGCCCCTGGCCTCCGGCGCCACCTACCGCCTTTTCGCGCGGGGCGGCGCCGGCGGTGTCCAGGACCAGGCCGGCAACCCCCTGGCCGCCAGCTACACCCAGTCGCCCGGCTTCACCACCGCTGCCGACCAGCGGGACTCCTCCAGCCGGCCCACGGTGCTCGACGCCTTCCCGGGCGCCGGCGCGGTGGGGGTCAGTCGCCAGCTCGCCGAGGTGCGGATCACCTTCGATCGGGACATGAGCGGCCTGGCCACCGTCTTCAGCCCCGCCGAGTTGCGACAGCGGCTGGCGGTGCTCGACGGCGACCGGCCCCTGGCCCAGCTCGACACTTCGCCCCGCTTCGAGTCCGGGGGACGGACCATCCGCCTGCTGCTGGCCGAGAGCCTGCTGGCGGATCATGCCTACACCACCATGGTTCACCTGGGCGGCGATGCGGCCCTCGATCGGTTGCGGAGAGCGGGCCATGGCGACCTGTACATGGACGGCGTGTGGATGACCCGTCCGGCGTGGCGGGTGGAAGGCGCCCTCGAGCAGATTTCCTACCGGGATCCTGCGGGCGGCCCCGAGACCAGCCTCGAGCCCAACTCGGGCCAGGCCCCGCTGACCAGCTCCGGCGTGCCCACCGGGGCCGAGTTCCGGGTGCGCTTCGGTGTGCCCGTGGCTCCACGGTCGGCCAACGACAGCGTCTTTCGCGTGCTGACCAAGGTGGGCCGACGCTACCAGCCGGTGCCCCTGCAGCAGGTCCTGCTGGAGGACGGCGGGCGCACGGTGCTGCTGCGCCCCAAGCAGGCTTTGCCGGCGGGCTCGTGGGGCATGGTGCAGGTGCGCACCGGTCCCCTGGGCGTGGTGCTGATCGGTGAGAGCGGCGAGTTCCTGCTGCCCGCCGGCAGCAGCGTGGGCGCGCCTTTCGCCACGGAAGTCGAGCCCCAGGAAGCCACCGGGGCCCTGGGGGTGGCCGAATGA
- a CDS encoding phosphomannose isomerase type II C-terminal cupin domain: MNAQSNVSPIPCPPFKRVDKPWGHEEWLVVGERVVMKRLVIHQGHRLSLQYHEKKEEAWLLVRGRARVRYGEAEGEIAAGRVVYLPAGTVHRIEAIEEVELLEVSTPELDDVVRLEDDFGRQERP, translated from the coding sequence ATGAACGCGCAATCGAATGTCTCCCCCATCCCTTGCCCGCCCTTCAAGCGGGTGGACAAACCCTGGGGCCACGAAGAATGGCTGGTGGTGGGCGAGCGGGTGGTGATGAAACGCCTGGTGATCCACCAGGGTCACCGCCTTTCCCTCCAGTACCACGAGAAGAAGGAAGAAGCGTGGCTGCTGGTCCGGGGCCGGGCCCGGGTCCGCTACGGCGAGGCGGAAGGCGAGATCGCCGCGGGCCGCGTGGTCTACCTGCCGGCGGGTACGGTGCACCGCATCGAAGCGATCGAGGAGGTGGAGTTGCTGGAGGTGAGCACGCCCGAACTGGACGACGTGGTCCGCCTGGAGGACGACTTCGGCCGGCAGGAACGACCTTGA
- a CDS encoding Ig-like domain-containing protein has protein sequence MRSLRWIPLLAVLVVVVSSGAVSWAGTISLAWDPVADSDVAGYRVYYGTSAGTYDQVQDVGNVTSTTLTGLDPCTRYYIVVKAYDSGGLESANDSNQVVGLPRPVVSATSPASGEQGRSLTLSVTGESFDSGAGVEFSGGGITVDAVNYVDCNTLSVDITIAGSAAVGARDVTVINPDGSFGTGAGLFTVTANPAPTVSATDPAAGATDVAVTVRPTVTFSEAMDPASITSANVRLLDASGAAVAQAAGSPQLSGDRRVATIVPAVDLDAGATYRIWVRGPGGVRDEAGKEMAADFEQSPGFTTAAAADTQGPRVTGTDPAAGAGGVSVQVQPVVTFDEALDPASVSASTIQLIDTQGVAVAQAAGSPVLSADGRSATLTPAAALAENSTYRVRVVGGAGGVRDLAGNPMDQTWTQSPGFTTENLPPSAVSGLRRTDVR, from the coding sequence ATGAGGAGTCTGCGTTGGATTCCGCTGCTGGCCGTGCTGGTGGTGGTGGTGTCGTCAGGGGCCGTGAGCTGGGCAGGCACGATCTCCCTGGCCTGGGATCCGGTGGCCGACAGCGATGTGGCGGGCTACCGCGTGTATTACGGCACCAGCGCGGGCACCTACGACCAGGTGCAGGACGTGGGCAACGTCACCTCGACCACTCTCACCGGTCTCGATCCCTGCACCCGCTACTACATCGTGGTCAAGGCCTACGACAGCGGCGGTCTCGAGTCGGCCAACGACTCGAACCAGGTGGTGGGTCTGCCCCGACCCGTGGTTTCCGCCACCAGCCCCGCCAGTGGAGAGCAGGGCCGGAGTTTGACCCTGTCGGTCACGGGAGAGTCCTTCGACAGCGGGGCCGGCGTGGAGTTCTCGGGCGGCGGCATCACCGTCGACGCGGTGAACTACGTGGACTGCAACACGCTGAGTGTGGATATCACCATCGCCGGGAGCGCCGCCGTCGGTGCGCGGGACGTCACCGTGATCAACCCTGACGGCTCGTTCGGGACCGGTGCCGGGCTCTTTACGGTCACGGCCAACCCGGCGCCCACGGTCAGCGCCACCGATCCCGCCGCCGGAGCCACCGACGTGGCGGTCACGGTGCGCCCCACGGTGACCTTCAGCGAGGCGATGGATCCGGCGTCGATCACGTCCGCCAACGTGCGGCTGCTCGATGCTTCCGGCGCGGCGGTGGCCCAGGCCGCCGGCTCGCCCCAGCTTTCGGGGGATCGGCGTGTGGCGACCATCGTGCCCGCCGTGGACCTCGACGCGGGGGCCACCTATCGCATCTGGGTGCGCGGACCCGGCGGCGTGCGCGACGAGGCGGGCAAGGAAATGGCCGCCGACTTCGAGCAGAGTCCGGGCTTCACCACCGCCGCGGCGGCCGACACCCAGGGGCCCCGGGTCACGGGCACCGATCCGGCGGCCGGGGCCGGCGGCGTGAGCGTGCAGGTCCAGCCGGTGGTGACCTTCGACGAGGCCCTCGATCCGGCCAGCGTCAGCGCTTCCACGATCCAGTTGATCGACACCCAGGGAGTGGCGGTGGCCCAGGCCGCCGGCTCGCCCGTGCTTTCCGCCGACGGCAGAAGCGCGACCCTCACGCCGGCGGCGGCACTGGCCGAGAACAGCACCTACCGGGTGCGGGTGGTGGGCGGCGCCGGCGGTGTCCGGGACCTGGCCGGCAACCCGATGGACCAGACCTGGACCCAGTCTCCGGGCTTCACCACCGAGAACCTTCCTCCTTCCGCGGTTTCCGGGCTTCGCCGGACCGACGTGAGGTAA
- a CDS encoding ATP-binding protein → MGPHRRRGDRRRGRRLAAGGPLAPGASGQEGALTGSSSVTRLDPEGSSTCRAPDGVGKECLLDGPDVFFRGVVEGMRCGIVTVDQEGCVLTVNELAREILELDEPVAQGRPVRDALARHPRLAEVLIDALEMSQLPNRAEMEIRSREDDGRTIGFTISPIVAEGRQLGVALFFKDLTQVERQEEQDRLRDRLAALGQMAASLAHEIRNPLASIEVMATLLRRKLARCGAGDDALASVEKIAAEVARLNQTVTRGLEFARPIAPEMQRRSLAAALDEALAEARARFPDSQVIVERRYDPQAPDVEHDPALMRQVFTNILVNAYQAVGEEGKIEVDIRPVARPQRQPGAVDVTIRDDGPGIPPEVRDKIFYPFVTTKEGGSGIGLAMARKIVECHHGMIDVSVGEQGGTAFTLRLPVAVDDGQGRG, encoded by the coding sequence GTGGGACCCCACCGGCGACGGGGTGATCGACGGCGAGGACGCCGCCTGGCTGCGGGAGGCCCTCTCGCGCCGGGCGCGTCGGGCCAGGAGGGCGCCTTGACCGGTTCTTCCTCCGTCACGAGATTGGACCCGGAGGGAAGTTCCACCTGCCGGGCGCCGGATGGCGTCGGGAAGGAGTGTCTTCTGGACGGGCCGGACGTCTTCTTCCGAGGAGTCGTGGAGGGTATGCGCTGCGGGATCGTCACCGTGGACCAGGAGGGCTGCGTGCTGACGGTCAACGAGCTGGCGCGGGAGATCCTCGAACTCGACGAACCGGTGGCCCAGGGGCGGCCGGTGCGCGACGCGCTCGCCCGTCACCCGCGGCTGGCCGAGGTGCTGATCGACGCGCTGGAAATGTCCCAGCTCCCCAATCGGGCCGAGATGGAGATCCGTTCCAGGGAAGACGACGGCCGCACCATCGGCTTTACCATCTCGCCGATCGTGGCGGAGGGGCGGCAACTCGGTGTGGCGCTGTTCTTCAAGGACCTGACCCAGGTCGAGCGCCAGGAAGAGCAGGACCGCTTGCGCGACCGCCTGGCGGCCCTGGGACAGATGGCCGCCAGCCTGGCCCACGAGATACGCAATCCCCTGGCCTCCATCGAGGTGATGGCCACCCTGTTGCGCCGCAAGCTGGCCCGCTGCGGCGCGGGCGACGATGCGCTGGCATCGGTGGAGAAGATCGCCGCCGAGGTGGCCCGACTCAACCAGACGGTCACCCGCGGCCTGGAGTTCGCCCGGCCCATCGCTCCGGAAATGCAGCGCCGCTCCCTGGCCGCGGCCCTCGACGAAGCCCTGGCCGAAGCCCGGGCGCGCTTCCCCGACAGCCAGGTGATCGTCGAGCGTCGTTATGACCCCCAAGCTCCCGACGTGGAGCACGATCCCGCGTTGATGCGGCAGGTCTTCACCAACATCCTGGTCAACGCCTACCAGGCGGTGGGGGAGGAGGGCAAGATCGAGGTGGATATTCGCCCGGTGGCGCGTCCCCAGCGCCAGCCGGGGGCGGTGGATGTGACCATCCGGGACGACGGACCGGGCATTCCCCCGGAGGTGCGGGACAAGATTTTCTACCCCTTCGTCACCACCAAGGAGGGTGGATCGGGGATTGGCCTCGCCATGGCGCGAAAAATCGTAGAATGCCACCATGGCATGATCGACGTGTCCGTGGGCGAGCAGGGAGGGACGGCCTTCACCCTCCGGCTGCCGGTGGCGGTCGATGACGGGCAGGGGCGCGGGTAG
- a CDS encoding fibronectin type III domain-containing protein codes for MKIVGGMALILAVLALAGGGVRAGELVLAWGEPTDDLTAGFEVEVLDEDGRMVQVLDVGLATRAVITGLADGRRYGFRLRPYDSFGNAAARAGRTLVSYPAPRIDGVEGDVRPGRESLVSISGANFDDGAWVLSRREGLTVVQTTVIRHDLAVIAVLAEDAAGVSPADLLVVNPVPKAPAYAAAHPAVLDLDGSGGLDERDLALLEQLFGVERGDPVYRTSWDPTGDGVIDGEDAAWLREALSRRARRARRAP; via the coding sequence ATGAAGATCGTGGGCGGGATGGCGCTCATCCTGGCCGTGCTGGCCCTGGCGGGCGGCGGGGTTCGGGCCGGAGAACTGGTGCTCGCCTGGGGCGAGCCCACCGACGATCTGACCGCCGGCTTCGAGGTGGAGGTGCTGGACGAGGATGGCCGGATGGTGCAGGTGCTCGACGTGGGGCTGGCCACCCGGGCCGTGATCACGGGCCTGGCCGACGGTCGGCGCTACGGCTTCCGCCTGCGCCCCTACGACAGCTTCGGCAATGCCGCGGCCCGCGCCGGTCGCACCCTGGTCAGCTATCCCGCGCCGCGGATCGACGGGGTGGAGGGAGATGTGCGGCCGGGTCGGGAGAGCCTGGTTTCGATCAGCGGCGCCAACTTCGACGACGGCGCCTGGGTGCTCTCCCGGAGAGAGGGGTTGACGGTGGTGCAGACCACCGTGATTCGCCATGACCTGGCGGTGATCGCGGTGCTGGCGGAGGATGCCGCGGGCGTGTCGCCGGCCGACCTGCTGGTGGTCAATCCCGTGCCCAAGGCGCCGGCCTACGCGGCGGCTCACCCGGCCGTGCTCGACCTGGACGGGTCGGGCGGCCTGGACGAGCGCGACCTGGCCTTGCTCGAGCAGCTCTTCGGCGTGGAGCGGGGCGATCCCGTCTACCGCACCTCGTGGGACCCCACCGGCGACGGGGTGATCGACGGCGAGGACGCCGCCTGGCTGCGGGAGGCCCTCTCGCGCCGGGCGCGTCGGGCCAGGAGGGCGCCTTGA